From one Rhineura floridana isolate rRhiFlo1 chromosome 4, rRhiFlo1.hap2, whole genome shotgun sequence genomic stretch:
- the TULP4 gene encoding tubby-related protein 4 isoform X2, whose translation MFSGAYVQVLFGTADGQVIVMDCHGRMLAHVLLHESDGILSMSWNYPSFLVEDSSESDTDSDDYSPPQDGPAAYPVLVQNTKPLLTVSFTSGDISLMNNYDDLSPTIIRSGLKDVVAQWCTQGDLLAVAGMEKLSQLAELSSASFLKSALVKFYNVHGEHIYTLETPVQRPIISICWGHRDSRLLMASGPALYVVRVEHRVSSLQLLCQQSIASSLRDDKDISKLTLPPRLCSYLTTAFTPTIKPPIPDPNNMRDFVSYPTSGNERLHCTMKRTEDDPEVGGPCYTLYLEYLGGLVPILKGRRISKLRPEFVIMDPKTDGKADEIYGNSLISTVIDSCNCSDSSDIELSDDWAAKKSPKITRASKSPKLPRINIEARKSPKLSRAAQEISRSPRLPIRKPSIGSPSLTRREFPLDDITQHNYLAQVTSNIWGTKFKIVGLAAFLPTNLGAVIYKTSLLHLQPRQMTIYLPEVRKISMDYINLPVFNPNVFSEDEDDLPVTGASGVPENNPPCTVNIPIAPIHSSAQAMSPTQSIGLVQSLLANQNVQLDVLANQTTAVAAADHVTDNAVHYPIPSRYSNPGQVIFGGVEMGRIIQAPPQLPLPPQGSIQMAIVDHRDGERDHEHLQKAKALRPVPQVAEGETSAFIGAQEIQMNKMNPPPPYPGTIPAAPTTAPPPPPVPPQPPIDLCLKKGDFPLYSAGHYQTPLGYERITTFDSSGNVEEVCRPRTRMLCAQNTYTLPGPGSSATLRITSSEKKIQQPCTSATLNRLTVPRYSIPTGDPPPYPEIAAQLSQGRGITQRLDNSIIHATLRRNSREAALKMAQLVDSQRATLQLPPKLKSNVVAAQYQPRVPTALYTCSQCSSNSGSSNPNSGSGNTGGANANSSTSGVSSMRPDMTTGSSSQHSSVITHSVSTSPLASQSSYNLLSPLDSSREWTDYVNSAFMEDEALSQHCPVEKAVRHLPVAVSEPGIGVKRPPPYQWEPMVSEEIWVPQERTAQSTLPNPVKPAPLVIGQAQHLDISRAPFVSPKSPTSPTATFQLSYGVGAPYMGSYSVPPPPPPPLQGIQVPCSPKEALAPPQVAQQEPTVVLQPGYPSNLAYCPLPPMYPGNSTCSSLQLPPMALHPWNSYSTCPPAAQSIQGTLPPKALLVVEKPVASPPTAEPQGHAGTDMMAETAGNFQEVLSLTESPVPQRTDKFGKKNRKRLDSRADEGNMQAITEGKVKKEARTTLTDFNSLISSPRLGREKKKVKSQKDQLKSKKLNKMNEFQDSSESEPELFISGDELMNQSQGSKKGWKTKRNLRTASELDEFKCRKANEKEDGRLGSQGFVYVMANKQPLWNEATQVYQLDFGGRVTQESAKNFQIELEGRQVMQFGRIDGNAYILDFQYPFSAVQAFAVALANVTQRLK comes from the exons ATGGTCCAGCTGCATATCCAGTTCTGGTTCAGAACACCAAACCGCTGCTCACCGTCAGTTTCACATCAGGAGACATTAGCTTAATGAACAACTATGATGATTTGTCTCCTACCATCATCCGCTCAGGGTTGAAAG ATGTAGTGGCTCAGTGGTGCACACAGGGAGATTTGCTGGCTGTAGCAGGCATGGAAAAACTAAGCCAACTAGCCGAACTTAGCAGTGCTTCCTTTCTGAAAAGTGCACTGGTAAAGTTCTACAATGTTCATGGAGAACATATCTACACCCTGGAGACACCTGTGCAG CGCCCCATAATCTCAATCTGCTGGGGTCACAGGGACTCACGTCTGCTCATGGCTTCTGGTCCTGCCCTGTACGTTGTCAGAGTGGAGCACAGAGTGTCCAGCTTACAGCTCCTGTGCCAACAAAGCATTGCTAGCTCCTTGCGGGATGACAAAGATATCAGTAAATTGACTCTGCCTCCCAGGCTCTGCTCATACCTCACCACTGCCTTTACACCAACGATCAAG CCTCCTATCCCAGATCCCAACAACATGAGAGATTTTGTTAGCTACCCAACATCTGGAAATGAAAGGCTTCACTGCACAATGAAGCGAACAGAAGATGACCCAGAGGTTGGAGGACCTTGCTATACACTGTATTTGGAATACTTGGGGGGTCTGGTACCTATCTTGAAAGGGCGCCGAATTAGCAAACTGCGGCCTGAGTTTGTCATCATGGATCCTAAAACTGATGGAAAAGCAG ATGAAATCTATGGAAACAGTCTGATTTCCACAGTGATTGACAGCTGCAACTGCTCTGATTCCAGCGATATTGAACTGAGTGATGACTGGGCTGCAAAAAAGTCTCCAAAAATCACTCGAGCTAGCAAATCACCCAAACTTCCCAG AATTAATATAGAAGCTCGCAAATCTCCAAAGTTGTCACGAGCTGCTCAGGAGATATCAAGATCTCCCAGGCTGCCAATAAGGAAGCCTTCCATAGGTTCACCAAGTCTAACTCGTAGAGAGTTTCCTTTGGATGATATCACTCAG CACAACTACCTTGCTCAGGTCACATCAAATATCTGGGGAACCAAATTCAAAATTGTGGGTTTGGCTGCTTTCCTACCAACCAATCTTGGTGCAG TTATCTATAAAACCAGCCTGCTGCATCTCCAGCCCAGGCAAATGACCATATATCTTCCAGAAGTGAGGAAGATTTCCATGGACTATATAAACCTGCCTGTCTTCAACCCCAATGTTTTTAGTGAAGATGAAGATGATTTGCCAG TGACTGGAGCGTCTGGAGTTCCTGAGAACAATCCACCTTGCACTGTAAACATCCCAATTGCTCCTATTCACAGCTCAGCACAAGCAATGTCACCAACTCAGAGTATAGGGCTGGTCCAGTCTTTGCTGGCCAATCAGAATGTGCAATTGGATGTCCTCGCCAATCAGACGACAGCTGTGGCAGCAGCAGACCATGTGACTGATAATGCAGTCCACTATCCCATCCCAAGCAGGTATTCCAACCCAGGCCAGGTGATCTTTGGAGGAGTTGAAATGGGGCGCATCATCCAGGCACCCCCTCAGCTACCCCTGCCACCTCAAGGCTCAATCCAGATGGCAATTGTGGACCatagagatggagagagagatcACGAACACCTCCAGAAAGCTAAAGCTTTGCGTCCAGTACCACAGGTGGCTGAAGGAGAAACATCTGCCTTCATTGGTGCCCAAGAAATTCAGATGAACAAAATGAATCCTCCCCCTCCATACCCTGGAACCATACCAGCAGCTCCCACCAcagcaccaccacctcctccagtACCTCCACAGCCTCCCATAGACCTCTGCTTGAAAAAGGGAGATTTCCCCCTTTATTCAGCAGGGCATTATCAGACCCCCCTCGGCTATGAGAGAATAACCACCTTTGACAGCAGTGGGAATGTTGAGGAGGTCTGCCGACCTCGGACCCGGATGCTGTGTGCCCAGAACACTTACACTCTCCCAGGCCCTGGCAGTTCTGCCACTTTAAGGATTACTTCGTCAGAGAAGAAGATTCAGCAACCTTGTACCAGTGCTACCCTGAATAGGCTGACGGTTCCACGCTACTCCATTCCAACTGGGGATCCACCTCCTTATCCAGAGATTGCAGCCCAGCTGTCCCAAGGTCGTGGCATCACACAGAGATTGGACAACAGCATAATCCATGCTACTCTGCGGAGGAATAGCAGAGAGGCAGCACTGAAAATGGCTCAGCTGGTCGACAGCCAGAGGGCCACTCTGCAGCTCCCCCCCAAACTGAAGAGCAATGTGGTGGCAGCCCAGTACCAGCCGAGGGTGCCAACAGCGCTCTACACCTGCAGCCAGTGCAGCAGCAACAGCGGCAGCAGCAACCCTAATAGCGGAAGTGGGAACACCGGTGGTGCCAATGCTAACAGCAGCACGTCTGGCGTCAGCAGCATGAGACCGGACATGACAACTGGGAGCAGCTCTCAGCACAGCTCGGTCATCACACACTCAGTCAGTACTTCGCCTTTGGCCTCCCAGTCCTCTTACAATTTGCTGAGCCCTCTTGACAGCTCTCGTGAATGGACAGATTATGTAAACTCTGCCTTCATGGAGGATGAAGCTCTGTCTCAGCACTGCCCTGTGGAGAAAGCAGTACGCCACCTCCCCGTAGCCGTGTCTGAGCCAGGCATTGGTGTAAAAAGACCACCTCCCTATCAGTGGGAACCAATGGTGAGTGAGGAGATATGGGTTCCTCAAGAAAGGACAGCTCAGAGTACTTTGCCTAACCCTGTTAAACCTGCCCCTCTAGTCATTGGCCAAGCTCAGCATCTGGATATATCCCGAGCACCATTTGTTTCCCCCAAATCTCCAACCAGTCCCACTGCCACTTTCCAGTTGAGTTATGGGGTTGGAGCACCCTACATGGGGAGCTACAGtgttcctccacccccaccccctcctcttcaGGGGATACAGGTCCCCTGTTCTCCCAAAGAAGCTTTGGCCCCACCACAGGTTGCACAACAGGAGCCAACAGTTGTGCTTCAGCCAGGTTACCCCTCTAACCTTGCTTATTGCCCCTTGCCCCCCATGTACCCTGGAAATAGCACTTGCTCGAGTTTACAGCTGCCACCAATGGCCTTGCACCCATGGAATTCATACAGCACATGCCCCCCTGCTGCGCAGAGCATCCAAGGCACTCTGCCCCCCAAAGCACTACTGGTGGTGGAGAAACCTGTTGCGTCTCCACCAACAGCAGAGCCTCAGGGTCACGCGGGCACAGACATGATGGCAGAGACAGCAGGCAACTTCCAAGAAGTACTATCCTTGACAGAGAGCCCTGTTCCTCAACGGACAGACAAGTTTGGGAAGAAGAATCGGAAACGCCTGGATAGCCGAGCAGATGAAGGAAACATGCAGGCTATCACAGAGGGGAAGGTCAAGAAGGAGGCAAGGACGACTCTGACTGACTTCAACTCACTGATATCCAGCCCTAGGCTGGgcagggagaagaagaaagtcaaaAGTCAAAAGGACCAGTTGAAATCAAAAAAACTAAATAAGATGAACGAATTTCAGGACAGCTCAGAAAGTGAGCCTGAACTGTTTATTAGTGGGGATGAACTAATGAACCAGAGCCAgggcagtaaaaaggggtggaaaaCCAAAAGGAACTTGAGGACAGCCAGTGAACTGGATGAATTTAAGTGCCGGAAAGCAAACGAAAAGGAGGACGGGCGGCTGGGAAGCCAGGGCTTTGTATATGTGATGGCTAACAAGCAGCCCTTGTGGAATGAGGCAACCCAAGTCTATCAGCTGGACTTTGGAGGAAGAGTGACCCAGGAATCTGCAAAAAACTTCCAGATTGAGCTGGAAGGGAGACAG GTCATGCAGTTTGGGAGGATTGATGGCAATGCTTACATTTTGGACTTTCAGTATCCATTTTCAGCAGTGCAGGCCTTTGCAGTAGCTCTGGCAAATGTGACTCAACGCCTCAAATGA